CGGCGTCTCGTCCGGTACCGAGGTGAGCCAGTTGTCGGGCAGCGTCGGGTTCAGCGTTTCCTTCGCATGCGCAAGCTGCGACACCATGGATGCCGGCAGCGGCTCGTACAGGTTGAAGTCCTCGATATAGACGTCCAGCCCGTCCATCGTATTGAAGTGCGGCGTGTGGAACAGCTTCTTCAGCGCCGCGCGTTTCAGTCCCTCGTCCACCTTCTGGCCGAGGAAGGCGCGGTAGTCGGAATCGAAGCCCAGCGATTCGAGCGGTGGCGGTTCGGCTGGCACATCGCTGTCCGGCCTCGCCGCCTGCCCCGCGTCCGGCGCCGGCGGCGGCACGATGGCGACCGGCGCCTCGACCGGCGGCAGCGGCTCCGCGGCGGCCGCTTCCCGCTTCAGCCGCGACCAGCGGCCGAGGAAGCCCTTCACCGGATCATCGCTCACGTTCATCTCCATTGGCGCCTGCGCGTACCCCGCCGCTCATGTTTCCGTAATGCGTATTGCCATCGCCGGTCTTCGCGAAACGCTTGGGCTTGCGCGGTTCGGGTGGTCTCTGGAAACGGCGCGCGAAATCCTCGACCCAGTCGCGCATGTCGGCCGGCATCGGCAAGCCATCGACCTTCTCGCCCGAATCCATCCAACGCGCGGCCTCGCCGTAGCTGGCGCTGATCTGCATCGGTCGCACCGGCGGTTCGGCCTCGTCGTCAGGCCGCCACATGACGAAGATGCGCGGCTCGGCGGCGGTCACGTTGAGCAGGTAGTTGTCGGCCTCGTCGGTGTAGAGCGTCAGGTCCAGCGGCGGGAACAGCCACTGGGTCGCCTCGTCGGTCTGCGCAAAAACCCTTGGCGCATCAGGGCTTTCCGGGCCTTCGGGCAAAAGCGCACGCGCTTCCCAGGCATGGTCTGTCCACTTGTTGTGCAGTACCCTGCGCTCCATAATCACGGCCAACCTGAGGGTGACGGGGCTGGTTTCCACGAAATCTTCCTCTGCCTTTCTGTCAAACGGAGCCGGAGCAAGGAAACGGCTCACGCCGCACCGCCCATGAGCGAAAAGATCATACATCTGCTGGACATCCGCACCGCCGGACGCGCGACCGCACTGGTGCCGGAGACGCCGATTCCGGCGACCGGCACGCTGCTCGACACGCGTGGCCGCGCCGTGCGCGATCTGCGCATCTCGGTCACCGACCGCTGCAACTTCCGCTGCATCTACTGCATGCCGAAAGAGGTGTTCGACAAGGACTACCCCTATCTGGCGCGCAGCGATCTGCTCAGCTTCGAAGAGATCGAGCGCATCGCACGTCTGTTTGTCGCGCACGGCGTCAACAAGTTGCGCATCACCGGCGGCGAGCCGCTGCTGCGCAAGGACGTCGAGAAGCTGATCGAGCGGCTGGCGAAGCTGCCGGTCGAACTGACGCTGACCACCAATGGCGCGCTGCTGAAACAGAAGGCGCGTGCGCTGCGCGACGCCGGCCTGACCCGCGTCACCGTCAGCCTCGACGCGATCGACGACGCCACCTTCCGCATGATGAACGACGTCGACTTTCCGGTCGCGCGCGTGCTCGAAGGCATAGACGCCGCGCATGCCGTCGGTCTCGCGCCGGTCAAGGTGAACATGGTGGTCAAGCGTGGCACCAACGACCACGCCATCGTGCCGATGGCGCGCCACTTCAGGGGCAGCGGCCACATCGTGCGCTTCATCGAGTTCATGGACGTGGGCTCGAGCAACGGCTGGAAGATGGACGAAGTGCTGCCCAGCGCCGACGTCATCGCGCGCATCCATGCCGAAATGCCGCTGGAGCCGGTGGACCCGAACTACCCGGGCGAAGTCGCGCAGCGCTGGCGCTACACCGACGGCAGCGGCGAAGTGGGCGTCATCTCGTCGGTGACCCAGGCCTTCTGTTCGTCCTGTACGCGCGCCCGCCTGTCGACCGAGGGCAAGATATTCACCTGTCTTTTCGCGACCGAGGGCCACGACCTGCGCGCGCTGCTGCGCGAAGGCCGCAGCGACGAAGAAATGCTGTCGGCCATCGGCGCCATCTGGCAGCAGCGCGGTGACCGCTACTCCGAAATCCGCACCGCGGAAACGGCCGCAGCAAGAAAAATCGAGATGTCCTACATCGGTGGATAGTGTGCACAGACCCGAACTGACCGACGCCGCACGACCCGCCACGATAGAAATCCCTGCCATCAACGAGCGCGGCGAAACCGTGCCGACCGCGATTGCCGGCGAACACCCGCTGACCGTCTATCTCGACAAGCGCGAACTGGTGACGTTGATGACGCTGGGCGGCGCGCCCGAGGCACTGGTGATCGGCTATCTGCGCAACCAGCGACTGCTGCCGGCCATCGACGACATCCTGTCGGTGCAGGTGGACTGGGACGTGAACGCCGCTGCCGTCACCACCCGCGCCGGCGTCGCCGACCTCGACGCGCGCATGGCCACGAAGACGGTCACCACCGGCTGCGGCCAGGGCACGGTGTTCGGCGACCTGATGGACGACATCGAACGCATCCGCCTGCCGGACGATGCCCGGCTGACCGAGTCGACGCTGTACGCGATGCTCGACGTGGTGCGCAAACACGAAACCATCTACAAGCAGGCCGGCGCGGTGCATGGCTGCGCGCTGTTCCGCGGCGACGAACTGCTGTACTTCGTCGAGGACGTCGGCCGCCACAATGCGGTGGATGCCATCGCCGGCCACATGTGGCTGGATGGTGTCGAAGGCGGTGACAAGATTTTCTACACCACCGGCCGGCTGACCTCGGAAATGGTGATCAAGGCGGCACAGATGGGCATCCCCTTCCTGGTGTCGCGCTCCGGCCTCACGCAGATGGGCTATGACATCGCGCAGCAGGTGGGCATCACGATGATCGGCCGCTCGCAGGGCAAGCATTACCTGCTGCTGACCGGCATGCAGCGCTTCGTGCGCGATGGAGAGAGCGCATGACTATAAGCGGCGTGAGCGAGGCGATCACCGGTCTGGTGCTGGCTGGCGGCCTCGGCCGCCGCATGGGTGGCGTCGACAAGGGCCTGCAGGAGTTCCGCGACGAGCCCATGGTCGCGCACGTGATCCGTCGCCTGGCGCCGCAGGTCGATGCGCTCATCATCAACGCCAACCAGAACACCGAACGCTACGCCGCCTTCGGTCACCCGGTCGTGGCGGACGCGATAGCCGGCTTCGCCGGCCCGCTGGCCGGACTGCACGCCGGGCTGAGCGCCTGCACGACGCCGCTGCTGGTGACCAGCCCCTGCGACTCGCCCTTCCTGCCACTCGATCTCGTCGCGCGACTGCGCGCGGCGCTGGAGCGCGAAGACGCCGACCTCGCGGTGGCCATCACCGGCGACCAGCCGCATCCGGTATTCAGCCTGGTGCGCGCGCACGTGCTGCCCGGTCTGACACAATTCCTCGAAGGCGGCGGCCGCAAGGTCGACCTCTGGTACTCGGCGCTGAAGGTGGTCGAAGTGCCCTTCGACGACAATCCGGACGCCTTCGCCAACATCAATACGCTTAACGAACTGGCCTTGCTCGAAGCCCGGCCCGACGCCTCATGACTGATCGCTTCACTCCGGTCGCGGACGCCCGCGCCCACATCCTCGCCGCCTGCTCGCAGGTCGCCGGCACCCAGCGCGTGCCGGTGCGCGACGCGCTGGGCCGCGTGCTCGCCGTCGACGTCATCTCGCCGGTCAGTGTGCCGCCGCACGACAACTCGGCGATGGACGGCTACGCGGTGCGCCATGCCGACCTGTCGGCCGACGCCGAGACGCGGCTCACCGTCGTCGGCACCGCCTACGCCGGCCACGCCTGGGACGGCGAGGTCGGCCCCGGACAGGCGGTGCGCATCATGACCGGTGCCGTCATGCCGCGCGGCGCCGACACGGTCGCGATCCAGGAAACCGCGAAGGTGGACGGCGACTGCGTCATCATTCCGCCCGGCCAGAAAGCCGGCCAGAACCGGCGCCGCGCCGGCGAAGACCTGAAGGCGGGCGAAGCCGCGCTGCGCGCCGGCCGCCTGCTGCGCCCGTCCGACATCGGCCTGGCCGCTTCGCTCGGCGTGCCCGAACTGACGGTGGTGCGCCGCGTGCGCGTCGGCGTGCTGTCGACCGGCGACGAGGTCATGTCCATCGGTGACGCGCCGCGCGAAGGCGGCATCTACGACAGCAACCGCTACACGCTGACCGCCATGCTGACGCGACTCGGCTGCGAGGTGGTCGACCTCGGCGTCGCGCGCGATACGCGCGAGGCGCTGTCGGCCGCGCTCGAATCGGCGGTCGGCGAGGTGGACGCCATCATCACCAGCGGCGGCGTGTCGGTCGGCGAAGCGGATTTCGTCCGCGAAATCCTCGCCAGCCTGGGCGAGGTCACCTTCTGGAAGATCGCGATGAAGCCGGGCCGGCCGATGGCTTTCGGCCGGCTCACCAAGGGCGGCCGCGACACCTTGCTGTTCGGCCTGCCGGGCAATCCGGTCGCGACGATGATCACCTTCTACTTCTTCGCGCGTGAGGCACTGCTGACGCTGATGGGCGCCTCCCCCGTGCCGGCACCGATCCGCTTCGACGCGATCAGCGGCAGCGCGATGAAGAAGCAGCCGGGCCGCACCGAATACCAGCGCGGCATCCTCGAACTGCGCGACGGCCGCTGGCACGCCACGGTCACCGGCGCCCAGGGCTCCGGCATCCTGCGTTCAATGTGCGACGCCAACTGCATCATCGTGCTCGACGACGACGTGGGCAACGTCGCAGTCGGCGACACGGTGGGCGTCATCCCGTTCGAAGGCCTGATCTGAACGTGAGCGCCGACGGCGACGATACGACGCCTTCGCCCTACCTGACGGCGCGCGAAGCGGCCGCCTACCTGCACCTGAACGAGAAGACGCTGTACGCGATGATCCAGGACAGCGGCATTCCGGCCACCAAGGTGACCGGCAAGTGGCTGTTCCCGCGCAAGCTGCTCGACGACTGGCTGCTCGAATCGACGCACGGCGGCGTGCTGGCCGACCGCCTGCTGATCGCTGGCAGCGACGACCCCTGGCTGGCGCACAGCATCGCGCGGCTGGCGCAGCGCGCCGACGACGGCACGCTGATCGCCTACAGCCCCTGCGGCACCCGCCGCGGCCTCGCCCTGCTCGCCCAGCGCCGCGCCAACGCCTGCCCCATCCACTGGGGCGAAGCACACCACGCGACGCGCCGGCACGCGCTGCTGCTGCGCGAATACACCGGCAGTTCGAACTGGGTCATGGTGCAGCTGGCGCTGCGCGAACAGGGCGTCATGCTGTCACGCACGCTGCCCTCCGTCGGCGGCCTGCGCGAACTGTTCGAGCGCCGCCCGCGGCTCATTCAGCGCGGCGAAGGCGCCGGCTCGCAACACTTCTTCGTCCAGGCTTGCACCACCGCCGGCCTCGCCGCGCCGGAGGCGGTGCAGGTCGCCGCCACGGAGCGCGAAGCCGCCTTCATGGTCGCCAGCGGCGCCGGCGACTGCGCGCCGGGCACGCGCGCCGCGGCCGGCGAGTTCAACCTGCATTTCCTGCCGCTGGGCAGCGAAGCGCTCGACCTCGTGATGCCGCGCACCCTCTACTTCCGTGCACTGCTGCAACAGCTGCTAGCCGAACTGGCCAGCGACGACAGCCGCGACCTCGCCGCCCGACTGGGCGGCTACGACCTGGCGCCGCTGGGGCGGCTGCGCGAGGCAACGTCGCAGTAACGCGCCTCACCTCGCCGACGCGCTCACAGCGACTTGCCGCACTCCTCGTCGTCCGGCCGGCAGCCTGCAGCCGTGCTCTCCTCACCCAGTCCGACCAGTTCGACCGTCAGGATGGAGCTGCGGTCGCGCTCTTCCTTCTGACCGGATGCCGCGGCGCCCTGCCCCTGGTCGGCCGCCTTGTTCGCTTCCGACGGCGGCGGCGCGGCCGGCGGTGCCGCCGGCGCGGCAGCCACCACGGTCGCCGAACCGCTGATCGAGCCACCGGCGCGTATCGAGTCGCCCAGCACGCGGTCGGCACCGATGGTGATGTTGCCGGACGAGCGGATCGCCGCGTCCAGTGCGATCACCGCGCCCGACGGTGCGAACAGCCGGATGTCCGCATCGCGCACGTCGGGCGACTTCTTCAGCGTGCCGATGCCGGAGCCGGACACCGAATCGCTGATGTCCAGCACCACCAGATCGCCGCGGATGCGCACCTGCGGCGGCGGCGTCGCCGATGCGGTGCGCGAGCCACGACCGGCGTCGATGTCGCCGAAGCTCGACCAGATCTGGATGTCGCCGCCACCCAGCGTGAACACGCGCGACGGGCCGAGCTGGAAATCGCTGCCGGCGACCGCATTGATTTCGCCCGCGCCGATGGCGAACACGCCCTGTCGCGACGCACTGGCCGAACTGGCACCGGCGCCGGCCACACCGACATTGATGCTGCCGCCCGGCGCGTAAAGATTCACCGCGCCGCCCTGTTCCGACTTCACCTGGCTGAAGAAGAGGTTGATGTTGCCGGCCTCGTTGGCCTGCGGGAAAGCCGCCTCGATCAGTGCCACGCCCGGCGCATAGCCGTCCTTGCCGGCACCGAGCGCGTCGCCCAGCTTGCCGGCGTAATTCAGTCCGGCATTGAGCAAGGCCGACAGCAGAGGCTGCTGCGCTTCGAAGAAGCGCTGGCGCTCGGCCGCCGGCCGCGCAGCGAAAGCGGCGATCAGCTGGGCGTCGCTGGCCTGCGGATCGGCGCCGCCGGCGCGCATGTGCTGCACGATGGCGGCATCCAGTTCCTGCATGCGCGCCGCCAGCAATGCGCGCCCTTCGCTGCGGATGCGGCCGAAGGTGCTGCCGGCCGGACCCGCCAGCAGCGTGTCGATCGACGACGCACCGGACAGCGACAGCATGATGGCATCGAACAGGTCGTTCGATCCGCGCAGCGCAGCCAGCAGTGCGGCGCCATCGAAACGGGCGCTGCCGGCCTGCACCAGGATGGAAGCGCCGGCCTCGTCCAGCCACGGGTTGTCGTAATTGCCGCGGGTAACGATGCCGAAGGAGTTGGCGAGGTCTATGCTGCCGCCAGCCATCACCTCGAGCTTGCCGCGCCCGCCGGTCTGTATGCCTTCGGCCACATTGCTGGCCGGCGTACCGGCCGAGTCGGTCACTGCCGTGAAGGTGATGTCGCCACCGGCGCGTACGCGCGTCACGTCGCTGTCGCTGAAATGCTGCGAACGCAGAGTCAGGTTCTCGATGTCGCCACCGGCTTCCACCTGCACCGGCTGCGGCGAATTGATCACCAGCGGCAGGTTGGCGCTGACCGCCGGCACACGGATGTCGCCGGCTTCGGCCACCAGCCGCACCGTCTCGACCACGCGGTTGGCGTTCAGGTTGGCATCGTGCGCACGCAGACCGGACACCACGTTCGGATTGGCCAGCTCTACCCAGAAAACATTATTCGCGTTGGCAGCCGGCCGCAGCAGCGAGGGCACACGCGACGGATCGCTGTCGGCGATCTTGATCGCCGACACGCCGCCATCGGCAGTGTTGAGCTTCAGGTTGCCCGAGGCGGCCAGCAGCAGGTCGTTATAGACCGCCGGCAGCAGCACCATGCCATTGCCCAGCGTCAGGTCGCCACCCATCGCCACCGCGTTCAGCGAACTCGGCAGCAGCGGCGCGTTGCCCTCCCACAGCGCGAGCGTGCCCCAGGGCAGCGGATTGTTCGCCAGGTCGACCGCACCGCCGAAGCTCAGCAGATCGACGCGGCTGTCGGCGCCGTAGCGGAAGAAGTAGCTCGATCGGTTCGACGTCGTCGTATTGCTCGCCTGCCGCACCGCGGTCGACGACGCGATCGTTTCCAGATTGATGGCACCGGCCGCGGCGAGCTTTGCCGAGCCCTCGCCCAGCAGCAGTACCGAACCGGCGCCATTGCCGCGTGCGCTGTCGAAGGCGCCGCCGGCCTGCGCGGTCAGCACGCCGCGATCCACCATCATGATGGCGCTCGAGATGTCGCCACCGGCACGGATGGCCACGTCGCCGCCGGCCAGTACGGTCAGGTTTGCGGCATCGGGCGCGTTGCCCGCCGTACCCGACAGGCGCCCGTTCGATACCGTGTAGACGCCCAGATTGCGGATGTCCTCGCCGGCGCTGACACGGATGTCGCCGCCGCCGAAGGTCGCCACGCCTTGGCTGAACTGGTCGATGCGCGCATACCAGGTGGTGTTGCGCTGGTTGCTGCCGGCCAGGAAGTTGCCGTTGGCGTCGAGCGCGCCCTGGCGCAGCAGCCAGTCGCCGACGATGCCATTCGCTTCGGTCGCAGAAATCGTGCGCTGCGCGCGCACCGCCACGTCGCCGCCGTCGGTCGCGTACTCGGCCTGGCGGTTGCCGGAGCCATTCAGGTTGAGCAGGGTCTGTGTGCCGAATTCGGCACCACGCGCCACCTGATAGCCGGCGGTATAGATCGCCGCGCGATTGCCCAGCACGAGGTCACGGCCGGCGGCGACTTCGATGTCGCCGGCGCCGGTGCGTACCTGGGTGTTGGCGGCCAGCGCCAGGTCGCCACTGTCGGCTGCAGTCAGCGCATCCAGCGTCTGCAGCGACAGCGCATTCGACGCCGACAGGTCGGCGCCGGACGCCAGCCGGATCGACCACGCGGTGTCGCGCGTGCCCAGCGCGAAGCGGCTCTGCGTCAGACCCGAATCGGCGAGCGCGCCGAGCACGATGGTCTGGCTGCTGGTCGTCAGTCGGCCGAAACCGTCGCTCAGAGTGCCATTGACGTTCAGGTCGCCGGCCGCGCGCACGGTCAGCGACGCCGCCTCGGTGCCGCCGGAATAAGTGAAACTCGCCAGATCGGTGGCGGCGATGCTGAAGTCGCCTTCGCCGCGGAACTCGATGTGCGGGCGCACGTGATAGCGCGTATCGCCGGCGGCATCGGTCGTCGGCAGACCGAGTGCTTCGCGGGTGGCCGCAACGGCCGCGGTCGTCGTCATCGCCGCGGCGTCGGCGTGCGCCGCCGCCATGTTCAGCGTGCTGCCGCCATAGACGCGCGTGCCTTCGACAAAAACATGACGCGCGCCGTCGATCGCCGCCGGCAGGTTGCCGTCGATGGCGACCGCCGTGTTGCCGGTGCGCTCGGCGCGCAGCCACACCTGGCCATCGCGCGCGGCGCTGGCCTGTTCGACGCCGCCCACCACCTTGGACGTCGTACCGACCGCAATCTGCGCGCCGTCGACGATGCGCAGCCGGCCGCCCTGTGCCGGGCCGCTTTCGCCACCGGCGGCACGCGGACTGGCTTCGAGCACCACGGTGCCGCCTTCGCCACGCGTACCGACCGCTTCGGCCACGTACTCGGTGGCGCGTGCGTCCAGCTTCGCGCCGGCTTCGAGCACCAGGTCGCCAGCGCCGGTCGTCATGCCATCGACGTGGTCGAGCGCGCGCTGCGCCGTCAGTTCGATACGACCACCGCGCTCGGCGCCCGAAGCGTCCAGCGTGCCGCCGATGGCGAGCGAACCGGCGTCGGCCGAAATCGCGATGGTCTGCGCCTTCACGTTGGCATCGAGGCGGGTGTCGCCGTCGCGCACACGCGCCTGCCAGCTGCGCGTGAACTCGCCGGTCAGCGCAGCGATGCCGTCCAGGCTCGCTGCGGAATGGGTGTCGATGGAGAAGCCGCCGCCGGAAGCACCGCCTGCGGACTGCGCACGCAGCACGCCGGCCGCGACCTCGATGTCGCCTTCCGGCGCGGACAGCGTGACCGATCCGGCGCTACCGCTGCCCGCCGCCGACACGTCGACGCGCGCGCCGCTGCTCAGCGCGATATTGCCTGCGCGTGACATGATCGCGACGTCGCCGCCCGGAGTCGTGACCGTCTTGCCCAGATAGTCCTTGGCCGTACCGGCGACGTCGAGCGTGCCACCGCTGGCCAGCTGGATGTCGCCGGCCGCGCTCAGGCTGATGCGACCCGACGGCAGCACGATGCGTGAAGCCACGTCGATGCGCTGCGCATCGACAGCGAGCGAGGCGCCGACGCCAGCCTGCACGGTCGATGCCGTGCCGCCGCCCTGGATGGCCACTGCGCCGTCGCTGCTGATGCGCGTGCTGGCGCCGGTATCCGCCGACACCTGCGGCGTGCTGATGGTGAGCGTATTGGCGGCGAAGTGATGGTTGCCGGCGCCGGACAAACGCACGCCCTTCTGCGCGCCCAGCGTTACCGCGTCGAAGCCCTTTACTGCAAAGCCACGCGCGTCGCTGGTGGCGTCCGGCGTCGCACCCAGCACTATCGTCTGCGCATTCACCGCCAGCGTGCCGCTGCCAGCGGTCGCCGGCAGCACCGTCGCGGATGTCGACGAGTTCGTCAGCTGTACCTCGCGCGCCACGATGTGCTGCGTCAGCGTGGCGTTGTCGTGACCGACGATGCCGGCGGCGTCGATGCGCAACAGGTCCAGCGATTCGCTGCCCAGCGTCACGTCGCCATACATGTTCAGGCTGCCGTAGGCACGCAGGGTCAGTCGCGACGGATCGCCCAGTGCGGCCAGCTGCGCATTGTCGAAACGCAGGCCCGGCGCGTCGGCACCGACCTCGCCGACACTGATGGTCGAGGCGGTCAGCGCCAGCGCCCCGCCTTCGGTCGGCAGCGCGATGACCGCGCCCAGGTTGCGCGTGTCGCGCGTGCTGTCGAGCACCACGCCGCGGCCTTCGATGTGCGCACCGTCCCCCAACACCAGTTCGCCGCGTGCGCCGGTCGGCGTGTCGCGCCCGATCAGCGCGCTGTCGGCGGCGCTGACGCGCAGTGCCGCACCATCGGCGTCGGCGCCGCTGCCGGCGATGCGCAGCGCCTGCGCATCCGTCCCGCCGATCGCGCCGCTGGCAGACACCTGGCTGCCCGCCTCCAGCACTACCGAGTCGCGCGCCACCAGCACCAGATCGGGCGCGGTAAGCGCCGGACCGGCCGCGTTGTCGACGCGCACAGTGGACGCCCCGCGTATCAACTGCCCGGCCGCGTCGAACTGTCGTACATCGACCAGCGTGTCGCCGCTGTCCTCGTCGCTGCCGCCGCGCGTGCCACCGAGCACGATGCTTTCCGCATTGAGCGCATTGAGCTGGGCGACCGATACGCCGACCTCGCCGTCGCGCGCACTTGCGCCCTCGCCGAGCAGGGCGAGCGCCTGCGCCGTGATGTCGACCTGGGCACCGCGCGCACCGGTCGCGCGTGTCGTGTCGAGCACGCCGTCGAGCGCCAGCGAACGTCCGACCTGCAGGGACAGGCGACCGGCGTCAGCCGTGCTGCGGCCGTCGTCGAACACGTCGCCGGTCTTCGATATCAGGTATTCGGCGCGCGTGCGCACCTGTTCTCCACTCAGCAGTTCGGCGGTGAAGGCCTTGCCGCTGGTCGTGCTCGAACCGCTCATCGCCTGCGCAGCACGCACGCTGACCTGGGCCGTGCCATCCGGACGCAGCATGGACTGGCCGGCGGCCAGCGATTGGTCGCCCGGCTTCAGCGTGATCAGGAAAGCACCCGGCAGCAACGCGTAGCGAGCTGGCAGCAAGGTGTAGGTGCCGGCCGGCAGGCCGTTCGCCGAAGCGAGTATCTGCACCGCGTCGCCGATCTGCAGGCCATTGGCTTCCTCCGACCAGGCCGACAGGTCGTACGGCGCATAGCCGCTGCCGATGGACGGCACGATGGCGTAAGCGTCCTTCGCGCCAGCCAGGATGTCCTTCGAGCCGCCGCTGCCGGCGATCCATTCCCAGGCCTGCAGATCGCCGCCGCCGGACAGATCGACCAGCGCCTTGGCCTCGCCGTCGGCGGCGTCCCGCAGCACGATGTTGTCGGCGTTCAGCGTGATGCTCTTCTGCGGCGTGCCGTCGAGTTCGATGCGTCCGTCGGTGCCGACCAGATAGAGCCAGTCGCGACCGCTCAGTGCGGTCTGGCCGAAGGGCAGCAGCAAGCCGTCGGCCGACACCGAGGTGACGCTGCCGGCAGCCAGTTCGACCGTGCCGCCCGCGGTCGCCGTGCGCGTGCTGCCGGCGTCGGTCGTCGTGATGGTCTGCGACTGCAGCGATATGTTTCCGAACGGCGCGACCAGGCGACCGTCCTGCACGATGTGCGGTGCTGCCAGCGTCAGCGTGCCGAGCGCCGAATACACCGGACCGGCCGCACGGCCGGACGATTCGACGCGCAGTGTGCCGCTCGCGTTGTTGTGGATTTCGAAGGCATAGTTCGACGCCGAGGTCGGATAGACCTGGGCCGCACGCAGCGTAAGGTCGCCGCTGGTGACAAGGCGCGCGCCGTCGCTCAGATAGGCCGGCGAAGCGCTGGCACGCAGGTCGCCCTGTGCGGCCAGCGTCACCTTCGAAAAGCGGCTGGCCGCCAGATTGCCCGCCACGTTGATCAGATCGGCCGACAGCGTGAGGGTGCCGTCACCCGCCTGCACCGCGGTCGGCCGGGTGTGGTTCTGCTGCACGCGGCCGACATTGGTCCAGTCGAGCACCGCGGCCGACAGCTTCACGTCTGCCCCGT
The window above is part of the Methyloversatilis discipulorum genome. Proteins encoded here:
- a CDS encoding DUF3305 domain-containing protein; its protein translation is METSPVTLRLAVIMERRVLHNKWTDHAWEARALLPEGPESPDAPRVFAQTDEATQWLFPPLDLTLYTDEADNYLLNVTAAEPRIFVMWRPDDEAEPPVRPMQISASYGEAARWMDSGEKVDGLPMPADMRDWVEDFARRFQRPPEPRKPKRFAKTGDGNTHYGNMSGGVRAGANGDERER
- a CDS encoding DUF3306 domain-containing protein, translated to MNVSDDPVKGFLGRWSRLKREAAAAEPLPPVEAPVAIVPPPAPDAGQAARPDSDVPAEPPPLESLGFDSDYRAFLGQKVDEGLKRAALKKLFHTPHFNTMDGLDVYIEDFNLYEPLPASMVSQLAHAKETLNPTLPDNWLTSVPDETPPAVPETTAAPAEQAAAPALDSPADEDEGVATESDKIERLPSELPVSSDNAESNSRSE
- the moaA gene encoding GTP 3',8-cyclase MoaA is translated as MSEKIIHLLDIRTAGRATALVPETPIPATGTLLDTRGRAVRDLRISVTDRCNFRCIYCMPKEVFDKDYPYLARSDLLSFEEIERIARLFVAHGVNKLRITGGEPLLRKDVEKLIERLAKLPVELTLTTNGALLKQKARALRDAGLTRVTVSLDAIDDATFRMMNDVDFPVARVLEGIDAAHAVGLAPVKVNMVVKRGTNDHAIVPMARHFRGSGHIVRFIEFMDVGSSNGWKMDEVLPSADVIARIHAEMPLEPVDPNYPGEVAQRWRYTDGSGEVGVISSVTQAFCSSCTRARLSTEGKIFTCLFATEGHDLRALLREGRSDEEMLSAIGAIWQQRGDRYSEIRTAETAAARKIEMSYIGG
- a CDS encoding formate dehydrogenase accessory sulfurtransferase FdhD, giving the protein MHRPELTDAARPATIEIPAINERGETVPTAIAGEHPLTVYLDKRELVTLMTLGGAPEALVIGYLRNQRLLPAIDDILSVQVDWDVNAAAVTTRAGVADLDARMATKTVTTGCGQGTVFGDLMDDIERIRLPDDARLTESTLYAMLDVVRKHETIYKQAGAVHGCALFRGDELLYFVEDVGRHNAVDAIAGHMWLDGVEGGDKIFYTTGRLTSEMVIKAAQMGIPFLVSRSGLTQMGYDIAQQVGITMIGRSQGKHYLLLTGMQRFVRDGESA
- the glp gene encoding gephyrin-like molybdotransferase Glp, giving the protein MTDRFTPVADARAHILAACSQVAGTQRVPVRDALGRVLAVDVISPVSVPPHDNSAMDGYAVRHADLSADAETRLTVVGTAYAGHAWDGEVGPGQAVRIMTGAVMPRGADTVAIQETAKVDGDCVIIPPGQKAGQNRRRAGEDLKAGEAALRAGRLLRPSDIGLAASLGVPELTVVRRVRVGVLSTGDEVMSIGDAPREGGIYDSNRYTLTAMLTRLGCEVVDLGVARDTREALSAALESAVGEVDAIITSGGVSVGEADFVREILASLGEVTFWKIAMKPGRPMAFGRLTKGGRDTLLFGLPGNPVATMITFYFFAREALLTLMGASPVPAPIRFDAISGSAMKKQPGRTEYQRGILELRDGRWHATVTGAQGSGILRSMCDANCIIVLDDDVGNVAVGDTVGVIPFEGLI
- a CDS encoding helix-turn-helix transcriptional regulator — translated: MSADGDDTTPSPYLTAREAAAYLHLNEKTLYAMIQDSGIPATKVTGKWLFPRKLLDDWLLESTHGGVLADRLLIAGSDDPWLAHSIARLAQRADDGTLIAYSPCGTRRGLALLAQRRANACPIHWGEAHHATRRHALLLREYTGSSNWVMVQLALREQGVMLSRTLPSVGGLRELFERRPRLIQRGEGAGSQHFFVQACTTAGLAAPEAVQVAATEREAAFMVASGAGDCAPGTRAAAGEFNLHFLPLGSEALDLVMPRTLYFRALLQQLLAELASDDSRDLAARLGGYDLAPLGRLREATSQ
- the mobA gene encoding molybdenum cofactor guanylyltransferase MobA, whose protein sequence is MTISGVSEAITGLVLAGGLGRRMGGVDKGLQEFRDEPMVAHVIRRLAPQVDALIINANQNTERYAAFGHPVVADAIAGFAGPLAGLHAGLSACTTPLLVTSPCDSPFLPLDLVARLRAALEREDADLAVAITGDQPHPVFSLVRAHVLPGLTQFLEGGGRKVDLWYSALKVVEVPFDDNPDAFANINTLNELALLEARPDAS